One Xylanibacillus composti genomic region harbors:
- a CDS encoding nucleoside recognition domain-containing protein translates to MVNLIWLFFIVFGFVVAVFTGRVEAVTEAAFEGAKTGVTVCFGLISILVFWLGMMRIAEDGGLLNKLAVLLRPAVRFLFPDVPKDHPALGYILSNMSANILGLGNAATPMGIKAMKELQKLNPDPTTATPAMCTLLAINTASITIIPTTIIAIRMNFESANPAEIVGTTLMATAISTTAAILVDRWFRHRTFSRPKREG, encoded by the coding sequence TTGGTCAACTTGATCTGGTTGTTCTTCATCGTATTCGGATTTGTGGTGGCGGTCTTCACCGGCAGAGTGGAGGCCGTAACCGAAGCAGCTTTTGAAGGGGCCAAGACCGGGGTGACCGTTTGCTTCGGATTAATCAGCATCTTGGTATTCTGGCTGGGGATGATGCGCATAGCCGAGGACGGGGGCTTGCTGAACAAACTGGCGGTGCTGTTGAGGCCGGCTGTACGATTTTTGTTCCCGGATGTGCCCAAGGATCACCCCGCTCTTGGCTACATTCTGTCGAACATGAGCGCCAATATACTGGGACTTGGCAATGCCGCCACGCCGATGGGCATCAAGGCCATGAAGGAGCTGCAAAAGCTGAATCCCGATCCGACGACGGCCACACCGGCCATGTGCACGCTGCTGGCTATCAATACCGCCAGCATCACCATTATTCCGACCACGATCATCGCCATTCGCATGAACTTTGAATCGGCCAATCCGGCTGAAATTGTAGGCACTACCCTTATGGCCACTGCCATCTCCACAACGGCTGCCATTCTGGTGGACAGATGGTTCCGACACAGGACCTTTTCCCGGCCCAAAAGGGAGGGATAA
- a CDS encoding D-alanyl-D-alanine carboxypeptidase family protein, whose translation MKALVKQIGMTGMAVLMLLTHVAGAAPAVHADHPRIGTHAQAAALIDVESGRILYSHNGDKPMLIASLTKVMTAIVAIEHGNLEDEVTVGRNAVGKEGSSIYLKLGEKMSLENLLYGLMLRSGNDAATAIAEHVGGSIEGFAFLMNQKAEEIGMTNSHFVNPHGLDAKDHYASANDMAKLTAYALRNKSFRQIVSTKVKKAPNPHEDWDYVWHNKNKMLRFYDGADGVKTGYTKAAGRCLISSATQGGRQLAVVTLNDGNDWLDHRHVLDWGFQYFPHRTLIKRGSAIQGTGLRAAADFSYPLVEEERSELSSSVETLDEKSLDYRLGKRGELVIKLRGEVIGRVPLLAADDPVWQEEKQVAASAGMSSGAGSYQQTLTALVRALFTGETR comes from the coding sequence ATGAAAGCATTAGTCAAGCAAATAGGGATGACCGGTATGGCCGTTTTGATGCTCTTGACGCACGTGGCGGGGGCTGCGCCGGCTGTGCATGCGGATCATCCCAGGATTGGCACACATGCGCAAGCTGCGGCCTTAATCGATGTGGAATCCGGTCGGATTCTGTATTCGCACAATGGTGACAAGCCGATGTTGATCGCCAGCTTGACGAAGGTGATGACAGCTATCGTTGCGATTGAACATGGCAACCTGGAGGACGAGGTGACAGTTGGGAGGAACGCTGTTGGCAAGGAGGGCTCCTCCATCTACTTGAAGCTGGGCGAGAAGATGAGCCTGGAGAATTTGCTTTACGGCCTCATGCTGCGTTCCGGCAACGATGCGGCGACTGCCATTGCGGAACATGTAGGCGGCTCCATTGAAGGGTTTGCTTTTCTCATGAATCAGAAGGCGGAAGAAATCGGTATGACGAACAGCCATTTTGTCAATCCGCATGGCCTGGATGCCAAGGACCACTACGCCAGCGCGAACGATATGGCGAAGCTGACTGCTTACGCGCTGCGCAACAAGTCATTCCGGCAGATCGTCAGCACGAAGGTGAAGAAAGCGCCCAACCCGCATGAAGATTGGGATTATGTCTGGCACAACAAGAACAAGATGTTGCGCTTCTACGATGGCGCCGACGGGGTGAAGACGGGATACACGAAGGCGGCTGGACGCTGTCTCATCTCTTCTGCGACACAAGGCGGCCGCCAGCTCGCCGTTGTTACCTTGAATGACGGAAACGACTGGCTGGATCATCGCCATGTACTGGACTGGGGCTTTCAGTATTTTCCCCACCGTACTCTGATCAAAAGAGGCAGCGCCATTCAAGGAACGGGACTGCGTGCAGCAGCAGACTTCTCCTATCCGCTCGTTGAGGAGGAACGGTCGGAGCTTTCCTCTTCCGTAGAGACCCTGGATGAGAAGAGTCTGGACTATCGCCTGGGCAAGCGCGGCGAACTCGTCATCAAGCTGCGCGGGGAAGTCATAGGCAGAGTGCCGCTGCTCGCTGCGGACGACCCCGTCTGGCAGGAGGAGAAACAGGTTGCGGCCAGTGCGGGAATGAGCAGCGGAGCCGGCTCATACCAACAGACTTTGACTGCATTAGTGCGTGCGCTGTTCACGGGGGAGACGCGTTAA
- a CDS encoding helix-turn-helix transcriptional regulator, with product MTYLPKYIKEYPNMYAELPLHISLNRLIQGYPAHRHDFLEFSYVVDGHGSETINGISHPMEPGVFTFVLPYQIHEIYTEPGKTLTLYNCMFSMDLLVEHGNALAGGLYELLHNRDHLPGYHYFEDDEHVRMLDIIQDIYQEYQGDGSWRKELVKAKLGELLIRFDRARHAAAASVMQKEAFQPGRSNIWPIIHYIHQHAQEPLTLTGVAERFGISPSHLSETLKKTTGQSFVPLVHDIRIRHACSLLSSTEMSVAEVAYEVGYGSYKTFHRIFAERKGMVPTQYRKLNTKL from the coding sequence TTGACTTATTTGCCGAAATACATCAAGGAATACCCGAATATGTACGCCGAGCTTCCGCTGCATATTAGTTTGAACAGGCTCATACAAGGATATCCTGCCCATCGCCATGATTTTCTGGAATTTTCCTATGTGGTCGATGGCCATGGAAGCGAAACGATCAACGGCATCAGCCATCCGATGGAGCCGGGAGTCTTTACATTCGTGCTTCCTTATCAGATTCACGAAATTTATACGGAGCCCGGGAAGACGCTGACCTTATATAATTGCATGTTCAGCATGGATTTGCTCGTGGAGCATGGCAATGCGCTGGCAGGCGGTTTATATGAATTGCTGCACAATCGCGATCATTTGCCGGGATACCATTATTTTGAAGACGATGAGCATGTTCGCATGCTCGACATTATTCAGGATATCTATCAAGAATACCAGGGCGATGGAAGCTGGCGGAAAGAGCTGGTCAAGGCGAAGCTGGGCGAGCTGCTCATCCGGTTTGACCGGGCTCGACATGCTGCGGCGGCAAGCGTGATGCAGAAAGAAGCGTTCCAACCGGGACGAAGCAATATCTGGCCGATCATTCATTATATTCACCAGCATGCGCAGGAGCCCTTGACCTTAACGGGGGTGGCCGAGCGCTTCGGCATCAGCCCTTCCCATCTGAGCGAAACGCTGAAAAAAACGACCGGCCAATCGTTCGTGCCGTTGGTGCATGATATACGCATCCGGCATGCGTGCAGCCTGCTGTCTTCCACGGAAATGAGTGTGGCTGAGGTGGCCTATGAAGTCGGATACGGCTCCTATAAAACCTTCCATCGGATATTCGCCGAACGCAAAGGCATGGTCCCTACGCAATACCGCAAGCTGAACACGAAATTATGA
- a CDS encoding Gfo/Idh/MocA family protein has translation MSQKIRIGIIGAGNIANVHIQQFRQLQEECEITAITDAFLPLAESRKEQYGIPWVAPTPEALIASDQVDAVIVAVPNQYHAPLTIQALEAGKHVLLEKPMAINAEAARDIMRAKQRTDRTLMLAHQMRWEAVPMQIKQQMDRGELGSIYSAKTGWFRRKGIPGWGTWFTRMDQSGGGPLIDIGVHMLDLALYLMGNPKPVSVFGATYAEFGPKKRGIGDWGKPDWNGIYDVEDFATALIKMDNGSTLSLEVSWAVHMDTDNTPFIHLMGTEGGASYRGPHGKLLTEKFDRPLETELVTPENDEGARIRLSRHFLECIREGKEPITSGMTGFTNSLVLNAIYESSQTGREVQLNWDF, from the coding sequence ATGAGCCAAAAAATCCGTATCGGCATTATTGGCGCGGGAAATATCGCCAATGTGCATATTCAGCAATTTCGGCAGCTGCAAGAGGAATGCGAGATTACTGCTATTACTGATGCATTCTTGCCGCTTGCCGAATCCAGAAAAGAGCAGTATGGCATTCCGTGGGTCGCTCCTACGCCGGAAGCGCTGATTGCCAGCGACCAAGTGGATGCGGTGATTGTCGCCGTGCCGAATCAATACCATGCCCCCCTAACCATTCAGGCTCTGGAGGCAGGCAAGCATGTATTGCTGGAGAAGCCAATGGCGATCAATGCGGAAGCGGCACGCGACATTATGCGAGCCAAGCAGCGCACAGACCGCACCTTGATGCTTGCACATCAAATGCGCTGGGAAGCGGTGCCGATGCAGATCAAGCAGCAGATGGACCGCGGCGAGCTGGGCAGCATATACTCGGCCAAGACCGGTTGGTTCCGCCGCAAGGGCATTCCAGGCTGGGGCACTTGGTTCACGCGCATGGATCAATCCGGCGGCGGGCCGCTTATCGATATCGGCGTCCATATGCTTGACCTCGCGCTGTATTTAATGGGCAATCCGAAGCCGGTATCTGTCTTTGGCGCGACTTATGCGGAATTCGGACCGAAGAAGCGGGGCATCGGCGACTGGGGCAAGCCGGATTGGAACGGGATTTATGACGTAGAGGATTTCGCTACGGCCTTGATCAAAATGGACAACGGCAGCACCTTGTCCCTGGAAGTCAGCTGGGCGGTCCATATGGACACTGACAACACGCCGTTCATCCATCTGATGGGCACCGAGGGCGGCGCCAGCTATCGCGGTCCCCATGGCAAGCTGCTGACCGAGAAGTTCGATCGCCCGCTGGAGACCGAGCTGGTCACTCCGGAAAATGACGAAGGCGCGCGCATCCGCTTGAGCCGCCACTTCCTGGAGTGCATTCGCGAAGGCAAGGAGCCGATCACCTCTGGCATGACCGGGTTCACGAACAGCCTCGTGCTGAACGCCATTTACGAGTCGTCCCAAACCGGCCGCGAGGTGCAGCTGAACTGGGATTTTTAA
- a CDS encoding sugar phosphate isomerase/epimerase family protein: MLRGLTRAGFGNLESEEQWIRLAAQSGFQAVDVDAAGLIARNGLEQAKALLEENNIVIGAIGLPVEWRADEAAFRAGLPALIEAAEAASALGCASCCTYILPSTDSGSAHFMALATRRIRVCADILDAYGIRLGLEFVGPHHLRTRWANPFIWTMEETLDWIGAIHAPNLGLLFDAYHWYTTGGTINDILQLKPEQIVHAHMNDAPDIPVEDVLDNDRLYTGEGVIDLAGFLRALSDIGYKGVVAQEVLTPEPPSASMEELMARSKSGFDKVFAQAGL, translated from the coding sequence ATGTTGCGAGGATTGACACGCGCCGGCTTCGGAAATTTGGAAAGCGAAGAGCAATGGATCAGGCTTGCGGCCCAATCCGGCTTTCAGGCGGTAGATGTAGACGCGGCCGGCTTGATCGCGCGGAATGGATTGGAGCAGGCCAAGGCCTTGCTTGAAGAAAACAACATAGTGATCGGCGCAATAGGCCTGCCTGTAGAGTGGAGAGCAGATGAAGCGGCATTTCGCGCCGGATTGCCTGCGCTTATCGAAGCGGCTGAAGCGGCTTCAGCATTAGGCTGTGCAAGCTGCTGCACGTATATTTTGCCATCCACAGATTCGGGATCAGCCCATTTCATGGCGTTGGCAACGAGACGAATTCGTGTCTGCGCGGACATCCTGGATGCCTACGGCATTCGGCTCGGCCTGGAATTCGTCGGCCCGCATCATCTTCGGACCCGCTGGGCAAACCCGTTCATCTGGACGATGGAAGAAACACTCGACTGGATCGGGGCCATTCATGCCCCTAATCTAGGACTGTTGTTTGATGCATACCACTGGTACACGACAGGCGGGACGATTAACGATATCCTGCAGCTCAAACCGGAGCAAATCGTCCATGCCCACATGAATGATGCGCCCGACATACCAGTAGAAGACGTGTTGGACAACGACAGACTGTATACAGGAGAAGGCGTCATTGACCTGGCCGGTTTCTTGCGCGCCCTGTCCGATATCGGCTACAAAGGGGTAGTCGCCCAAGAGGTGCTTACTCCCGAACCGCCTTCCGCTTCCATGGAAGAGCTGATGGCCCGCTCCAAGTCCGGCTTCGATAAAGTCTTTGCCCAAGCCGGATTATAG